The genomic region TACTGCCATGCTTTTATTTCAAAGGGTGTAAATCAGGTACACCTATTTAAGATGTGAGAATTTCTCGGCAACTTTGAAATATAAacgaaaagttaaaatttaacaaacatttcCGGGGTAAAACAGAGAGGGCACGGGAGGAGATATCAGTTTATGCGAATTTCGTCAATTCTAGAAACGtcgattgtaaaataaatttgataaaccTTCTTTAtcctaaatttgaaaataaaataattttaacattttacaaaacatttgATACTATGTATACAAtagttaaagttattttttcgtACACTATTCGAAACAGTGCTgccagtaataaaataaagttgacATTTCCAGTTTTACATTTTAGACATTTTAGCTGACCAACCACACTGGGTACGTGCAAGCATGTCTGGTCAGCGTACGAACTTATAAATCAGGTTACTTTTCGGTGAATGTTATTGTTCCTTATAACCATGTACGGCGCAGATAAAGAAGATGATGTATTATCCTTATTTAGAGCACAAAGGTCAAAGTAGTCCTTAACATGACCTCAGTATATTAGCTGcgtatatatgtacctataaataaatggtaatcataaaaaaatatgctttatagAAGTgtgagtttttaatttaaccttATCTCGGTTTATGtacctaaataatttaatacctaattatagtatggttatataatataatataaattattcaagtagCACTTAGTTTTCTACAACGTTTAAGTAGCTTTGAAAGTCGTTGTTTTCGTTGGCTTCCATTAAAGCATTCCATATAGAACTTTCTGGAACTACAATTACGGAAGGAATTTATACTCTAATAGCTCAAAGGAGGGAACATAATATTCGATATCTGGATTTATCCAGTATAAGCCAGTTAATTAAAAGAGTTATcgatttttatagatatatatacattgagCTAAGCAGGCTTAATGGATAAAACATtcgaatcttaactgatgaacgGGTTCAAATTCGAGTACTATTCAAGTATCATCTCGTGTTCTTATAATCTCATCATCATGTTCTCGAGTCGGATGAAATTCTCTttttttgcccagcagtgggaaatttactAACCGTAACGTTTCTTGtcaatttaatatgaatgaCGGTTGTTAACATATCAACTATtagcttattttaaatagtattccCGTTTCATCTCTTCGACCAAACGTAATTTTAgttggtaatttaaaaaaaacgcggGAAAGCAAATAGAtggcatttttttttcgttcgaCCTGACTGAAACAACATGCATTCGGCCAGGAGTTGTGAAAATGTTCTGCGAAGTCGGAACTACGCTACAGTGCTGTTTATTTTCGGTTTTAGATTACTTTTtgcggttttttttaaaaattccacGGGACTTTAACGGACATTTCCTAGAATGAAATAGAGGAGTTTCGTTGGCTTTCcggttagtttttttattttcgtttcagAAATTAGCTGCTTTCTCTTGAGATATTAACGTTTTCCTtgtatgaaaatgttattaatcaataataagttccgttaaagtaaatttaaaaattgtaagcaatattaatctttataatttttaataataacgtcTTGAGCGTATTTCGGTCACAACCGTCCAATCGCAAAGTCTAGCAAAAACCGCAGGAAATATTACAGTGCATATGTGCAAGAAAATCTGCCTCACACACAggcataatatttattctattctttttttattataaaataactgaatctgttataataaaattgaaactagCTTTTCATTTCAGTCCGGTATCATGTATTTGAATGAAATTGTAATATTGCAATCAATGTGATCGTTCATTCTCATAATGTTGGTATTATACAccttattacattaatattgatattatatagatattattaatgctgcctcgttggtccagtggcttgatgtaaggccgcagacccggaggtcctgggttcaattcctagggacaatagtttttctgtcagaaatttctcagtagcagcccggagtctggatgttggaagtgtgtatactcccgtgtctcggaaagcacgtaaagtcgttggtcctgcgcctgaactcttttaggtcgtgtcggattgccgtcccatcggatttgagagttagggaatagagaatgcacttgtgtttgaTGACGGTCGTAATCACGCACCGTTAGGTGACCAATATGATCGTCCTCCTatctatttttaagaaataaaatcaataacaataaaaattttagagGTTAATATGTaaacactatataaaatatatgaataaaaatacagccttcgatatatttattttatataactggCAAACCACAGCTAAGTAATGTTTAAGGGTATCCAAGTGAATTTTTGCATTCTTCGTAACGTTTCAGCCACCGTCGACCGTTCTCAGAGCGGTTGAGCGGCGCAGTGCACCCGTAGCCCCCATTACCATTTATCATCATGTAGTCAAAACAATCGGTTACGCCATCACCATTACAGTCCTAAAAAccaagacaaaaaatatttatataaataatgccgTCTTAATCATGggtaagtaaaaatttattaattatattatggttAAAGTTTCTGGGTAAGTAACGgtagtaatacttagtattatctGTTCGAAAACAAATCGCTCTtagttttcatttcattttctttcaatataaaatCGTATTTGGACCGGCGAATGGACCATCTAATGCTAAGTAACAGtgacaatgtaataaatattaacaatccgcTTACGTGCCCCCAAcaatgggatctaagatgtaatatactttgtgcctgtagttacactggctcactcacccttcaaaccggaacataacaataccaagtactgctgttttgcggtagaatatctgatgagtgggtggtacctacccagacgagattgcgtaaagttctaccaccagtagttcaATTCAATTCTTAGCTATTAACACTATACAACATCTTCTTTCTAgaatatttctaattataaatgtttttattttttcgttatttatatatatactataactgtattatttaatatcctttttttatagttcGTTCGATAGattgtagaaaaataataactaaataattaacttatttaacttACTTTTCCGAATTTTTCTAAGTAACCTTCTATGATTCGCTTCGAGCAATAATAGTTACGCGCGCAATCTTCCCACGCTGAAAGAAAAGAAACACTTAAAAATCGAAGGCATTAGTATAAAGCAAGCACTTACAGCAAAATATGTTGTACAAATTGATATAGACCACCTAAATACTATTTTTGAAAACACCATAAAATTGGTTCATGTCTTTAATCTTCAACAAATCCAAAGGTATGCTTAAAGTTAAGTAAAGTCACAGCCTGTGAATCTCTGgaggtgtggagcttattccaccacgctgcatcaatgcgggttggcggaatacacatgtggcagaatttcagtaaaatttgtcacatgcaggattcctcacgatgttttacttcaccgtcaagcacgacattaataataaaatctaatcaagcgcatgaaaattcagtggcacttgcccgggtttgaaccacgaTTATCGGCTAAGATActcgcgttctaatcactaggcttataaatatcgtttataatttttttaattggtcaAAGACAAACAAGTCTATCGGAgcgtcattataataataataatatcctgggaaatttttcacacacggccatctgatcccaaattaagcttgtacaaaacttgtgctatggaaatcagacaactgatatactacatatactacttttcttttgtaaatacatacttatatagataattacacccagactcaggacaaacagacatgttcatgcacatgcaaatgtctgtcctgggtgggaatcgaacccacaaccttcggcgtcaaAAGGCAAGTTTCTACCGACCAAGCCAACGGGCtcgtcaaatatttatatatatttcaaatattatgtatgacAGTGGCcatcttgtatttatttttgaaagaaaCGGCgcaattacataaattttgtgagattcacgcgttcatcaTCTCGGCTTCAAGGTATGCATATTTAACGACAATAGGTATAAAATTGTGACGGATCACAACTGTTGTTATTTTTACTACTTTCACTCAGCTACTTTTTATACCCAATTCTTCCTCTAATACACGGGCGAAGACACGGACGAAAACTAGTACGTTTTAAGTATGTTCATTCAATCATCACTCACTTCACATgaccttaaaataataaataactatttactgGTTTTAACTATAGTAAACAGCATAGCAGTATTAAGTGGTATGATTACGTCGAGTGATAAATCCCCACTTTACACATACATCTTACATTTACGGGAGGGATTTCAATGAACCTCACGTATTAATATGCCATTACACATTAGGAACAATACTATCTTACAGAGACTTTCACCACCATCACGTGCTTAGTACAAATTCTGATGATAGCGAAATATCATTAGGCTGATGCTATTAATGGTTCGTCAAGTAAGTTCAGATATTAATTGCTGgtagaaatatataatgtaacagcTGGTAAAGGCATCCCCCTATTGAGAACaaagcttttttaatttattttatatttgtatctccGATTTTTAAAGCCAaaatggccctgtggtaagaacgcgtgaatcttaactgataaacgtgggctcaaaccctggcaagcgccactgaattttcatgttttaattgttatgttccggtttgaagggtgagtgagccagtgtaattacaggcacaagggacatagcagctcagttcccaagtttggtacattggcgatataggcgatggttaacatttcttacaatgtcaatgtctaaaggcgttgataaccacttaccatcaagtggcccacatgttcgttcgcctacctattctataataatatatatatatatatatatagttgtagtgcattcatatgtattatatattcatagttCATATTCATTCATTTAGAATATATGTCAGTAGCGTTCCTTGAAGATTTATATTGTAAAGAGATCGCATCGCATTACACATCCTGTAATAATTTGCAGAAATGTAAGTTTCTGAAGAAACGAGTCTGTCGACCACTGAAGAAGTGGTAACAATTATTTGGtacaataagtaaataaaactattcacggacatataaaacaattcatgaatatagttagtaaaatattaacgttttgTGTATCAGCTTTATGTCGTGACAACCACGGTAACGAGTATAATAAGACAAGCTGATCTGCAGCCATTTGTAATGATTTATCTAATAAACAATACTATAAAGTCAAGGCTATGATTGTTTTTATACAGACAGGTACTGTAGTTTGCTCCTTTGTGTGTTTAACTGCGACTgagattttgtaattataatttacaagtcAATCGTTCCGACTTTGCACGGTTAGCGTAAGGATTTCATCTAGtgcctatttttttttctaaaaacattTACCTATCAATCAATCTATTGATTAATGAAACGCTAATGCGTTGTGCAATACgtctgtgtttttttaaatatcacgaaatatttttagaaatgtcCGGTTCGGATTCTAAAGTATTAAATTCATGATATAACTGCTTAAAATctatctgttatttattttacgaataaaataaattgaagttgTTGATATCTTTTTACCATTTTCTAAACACATATTaagattacataatattaagattGGCAGCGTTTGTTTCGAAAGTGTTTGAACCGAAAATTTTATTTCCGATAATATGTATCTTAATTGATTTCTCAAGAAATAtgcaaactatatatataatctatatcgGTTTTGCATAAATaggtacaaacaaacaaaacttacctCATTGTTATATATACGAATATTACAATGAGGTAAATTTTGTTAGTCATACCTAACAGTGGCCTTCTTCGTTAGGCGTAAATTAAAATGCAGTAGGTATATATGCatacaaaaagtaaattaattgaaGAATCTATTAAAGATCttgataaaatgtaaaatacatttttccttGTACCTGTGCTAAAGGACATGGCACATACATGGATTATATTAAACTCGTTATATTTATGTTGTCGTTTTAAAAATTtgagtaacagtctgtgaatggcCCATTGCTGGTTTttttttcctcacgatgttttccttcaccgtcaagcacgtgatgaattatgaacacaaattaagcacatgaaaattcagtggtgctcgcgttctaatcactagacttataaatatcgttaacaatttttttaattggtcaAAGACAAATAATTCTATCAGAGCGTCATTATTATGACAGTTGCCATCTTggatttatttttgaaagaaaCGGCGCAATTAGATCaattttgtgattatttatGTTCGCTACATATACTCCGTTTATTTCTTGGTAATATATTGATTAACGCTACTTAtagctattaaataatatcttagtgTATCTATCAcccacataattatattatactaaagaATATTTCTCACGAAGACGCTATTGTCAGTAAACGTCAAATAACAAATAGTAAAAGTATATGATTTCATGTTTCAGGTTAATGCTTAGTCGTATTATTACCATGGTTCCTATCCGGATCATCTTCAGGTAGTGTAACTTTGCCAGCGTCTATCCAGTACACCCTGGAAATGTTGAAAGGGCCACAATACCCCGCGGTGCACTCGTGAGACGTCTGGCAGCGTGTTGATACATGACAGAGACAACGATAGCAGGCTTCTGTTAGATTCGGTATAAAAACACCTGTAATAAACGTTAAGGGTTAAAAGTAtagttattgaatatataattttcaagtgcttaattttcgTTTAGAATTAATTCGCGCTCGGCGGTAAAATAAAGCATCGTGTGGATAAGATAAAATCTGTATATCTTGCCACCAAACTATATTATAGCAGAGTGGTGCATaggctatataaatataaaatcagggctagcccagcagtgcgatataaacaggctgttattcttattaaaagCATTCAAGTTATTGATGATATGATGAAGTTATTTGTgtatagtaaattatttataaataaataggatattaaaataaatcatagaaTAATATTGTATTCTATCGTaatcattcatttatattatagcatGTATTTCCGTTAATTCATGCGTCTATTAATTATCTTAAAGCAGCGGTACTCAACTTGCGGCCTGCCGGGCTTTGCTAGATGGCCCGCCTGCTTCTACTTTATTATCAACTATGTTAAATTTCCAAGATTTTTTAACACTTAAAATCATTTGAATCAAACAACTGCTTGCGACCAAGGACAACTGTAAAGTGTTTGAAACAtcgtgaaatgataaaaaaaaagttaatattaatttgtaacaatcccgAAACCAAATTTTTTGTTTGCGGCCCACGACACCATGAATTATATGTGTTTGTGGCCGCTATAAAGAAAAGGGTGAGTATCGCCGTCTTAAAgccatgtataatattataattataatatatggatgatgatataattcTTGTTCCCACCACCaagcaaacccgtctgggtagatatctCCCACAAATACTTGTAAGTATGGTTGTGTTTGATTGAtgcggttggaagggtgagtaagccagtgtaactacaggcactagggacattttacatcttagtttccaaggttgtatCATATATTGATGtaaggaatcgttaatatttctgtcTATAGGCGATGGCGACATAACATCAGATGGCCTATATGACtctccacctacctattttataaagaaaaaaatgataaattttctATTAAGCTATACCTTAATATATAAGGTATTTACATAGTACATACTTCGATTTAGCGAACGTTAATTATAAAAcgctaaaaaaataaacatctctACTATCCagaataaaatacttaagtgaTTGTGAAAATTACACCGAAACCGATCTAGTCAAAATATATCGGAAGCGGttagagtaaaaatatattatttttagctgGGTACCTATGCCGGGGTCTCGTAGGCCTAAACTTAAATCCAGGGTTGGTCACTGAtagttttaaatacaaagaaaagCGTAATATTtactatcataaaataatagtaatttttatatataacctgCGGAATTTGTCCATAATAGAACAGCAGCAAGGAAACAGATTGGTACAGCCAGCTCCAGTCTAACAATCATGCTGTACTGGTACTTATCTGAAAGCATattgttaaacatttatatatttctatgtcaCTTGTAtcctttctaatattataaatgcgaaattgagttttgtttgtttcgttgtttgttacgttttcacggctTACTTAACGAATTATCAggaaattttgtatatgagttgtcaaggatacagaaaaggacagcGGCATAATACGCAAGCCACAAGCAAgcaagcaccactcaattttcaagtgcttaatttgtgtttataattaatttcgtgcttgacggtataggaaaacatcgcgaggaaggctgtatgtgtctaatttcaatgaaattctgacacatgcctattctaccaacccgcattgaagcagcgtggtagaacaagctccaaaaccttctcctcaaaaaggagaggccttagtccagtactgggacattttttttatatataacacgacacacATAGTCTATCGACACGCATAGTAGAGtatagtcgggaagaatgttctacactagccgcccccgccttgtcggcccgcaagatgcctcttcacgcctcgtttgaaggaacccagatTGAAAGAGGAGCGGAACTGGaatgagctggtaaagaatttcattttttagaaGTGTGACAATGAAAGGAGTTGCCTTTGTGCGGGatagaattgatgtcacagttaggctgtgacatcgagagccagcatggtagacttatgaaggatgGGGGAAACTAATTCCTATTAGTGTGAATAATTTCGCAGAGGACTCGCcttgatacagtcgatagaaagcactcAGAGCTGCTATCTCTCGAAGCAATTGTTATGTGTCCTTGAtttgtatttaagaaatatatatataaaatgaagataTTTAACATATGCTGGCAAAGCGGGCGGATAAAAGCTAGTGATATACACATAATTGCATTAGATTACACATTGATTAATAATgtgcattataaatatatacctaatatacATACCTAAAGTCGCTTTGAAGAATGATCAAGGATATTGAtgacatatgtatttatagaaGACTACGTGACCCATGCTCGTGTaagcatttttacttgtgatgaaattgtGATTGaggttcggttagtactgagtgctatgatttatttcctgactgccaaaaAGTCGCAATGGccaatgattaataaaattgcctcgcgtatttgatattttaaattatctcttaagctATGTAACCAAGAAACATACtgaaaaaaaacgaattttatcttaataaaatttgcttggtggtaaagcaatttatttctaaatatattgaagtgttgtatatgaaaaaaaacgtcTAATAGAATATAACTCAATAGATTACAACACAGTCGCGATTCCATACCTATATCGTATTATGTTAACTAACTTAATTATTCATCGaaattttatgcaataaaaGGGAAAAGTCAAAAAGTGGCTTTTTTGCAGGCATTATCAacctctacaacttttctctagaactcaatcacaTATATCTCATctttaaggcagcgttcgtaaggtTTTGAACAAATATGGAAATGAACCCTAGATATCTCAACGGACGACAAacgtcatataatatttttttaattctaccacatagttactaatataatattacgttaaatgtttcaattaaatttttttggcCAACGGCCGGTTGGcggggttggtagatacttgtctttcacgccgaaggttgtgggatcaattcccacccagg from Nymphalis io chromosome 11, ilAglIoxx1.1, whole genome shotgun sequence harbors:
- the LOC126771691 gene encoding lysozyme-like, which translates into the protein MIVRLELAVPICFLAAVLLWTNSAGVFIPNLTEACYRCLCHVSTRCQTSHECTAGYCGPFNISRVYWIDAGKVTLPEDDPDRNHAWEDCARNYYCSKRIIEGYLEKFGKDCNGDGVTDCFDYMMINGNGGYGCTAPLNRSENGRRWLKRYEECKNSLGYP